AGCGTAGACGCCGCCGTACGCAGCCACAGCCTTAGCCAGCTCCGCGAGCTCTGAGATCTCGGAGAACACTCCCGGCACGTAGATGAGTCCTGAAGACATGCCGAAGGCCCCATCCCTCAGAGCCTCCTCAACCAACTCCCTCATCTCGCCGAGCTGTTTTTCCGATGGCCTCACGTCCTCAGTGCCTAGCACTGCACCCCTAACAGTTCCGTGCCCCACCAGCGTAGCTACGTTCAAGCTCTTCTCAAGCCCGTCAAGTAAGTCCAGATACTCTCTGAAGGAACGCCACGGGATGCGGCCGAACTCCCTGACGAACTCCGCCTCACTGAGTTCCATGAACTCCCTGTTCCTCTCGGTCAGGGGTGCTAAGGAATAACCGCAGTTCCCAACCACCACCGTAGTGACTCCCTGCGTGACGTAGTTGTCGGCTGTAGGCAGCAAGAATAGATCGCCGTCACTGTGATTATGAATATCTACGAATCCCGGGGCGACCGCCAGGCCCTCAGCATCCACAACCTCCTCAGCAGCACGTCCTGACAGATCACCTATCTTGACGATGGTGTCCCCGATCACGCCGATGTCCTTCCTGAAAGGCGGGGCACCGGACCCGTCAACCACCACACCACCCCTGACGATCAAATCGTAATCACTCATCCGATCACGCCCTGAATTTCTTCAGGAAGCGTTAAAAAGCTTTAATTACAACAGTTCAGTGCAAGTAAAAAATACAGCGAACGCAATTTTTAACTGAATTCAATTAACAGACCTGACAAAATCCATTATGATAATATTTATTAACCCATTCCACACACAGTAGAACCGGTGACAAACTATGGTCAACCGGATGGCTGTGTCCAAAACAGTTACAGCTATGTTGGTTTTAATCGTGGCTATAGCTTTAGTAGCAACTTACATAGCCGTGTCACCCCCGGCGAGACCTACCACACCCACCACATCGCCCACCGCATCGCCGACGCCTACATCACCGACGACGCCCAAACTCAAGAGGACCTTAGTCATAGCCATACCCGAGGAACCCATGGGTCTGGATGTTCAGCAGGTCACGTGGTCTAACGAAGTACACGACCTGATATTCCAGCCGTTGGTCGTGCTGGACGCCGGGATGAACATAGTGCCTGACCTAGCCTTAAGCTGGGAGGTGTCGAACGACGGTACGGTCATCACGTTCCACATACCCGAGGACGCCAAGTTCTCGAACGGGGACCCCCTCACCGCAGAAGCTGTTAAGAAGTCCATAGAGCGGTACAGGAGCATATCCCCCTACGCCGAGGACTTCGCGCTCGTGGACGACATGGTGGTCGTGGATAATAAAACACTGAAGCTCGTTCTAAGCCGCCCAGCCCCCTACCTCTGGTCAGTGCTGGTGACGAATTACGGGGCACCTGTCAACGCCGGGGTTGCTGGGAAGGTAGGTGATGATACGTTTAACAGAGAACCTGTCGGAAGCGGTCCCTACAGGGTTAAGGAATGGGTCAGGGGATCGCACGTAGTCCTAGTTAGGAACGAGTATTACAGGACTAACATCCCGTTCGTGAGTAATAAGGGCCCCAACCCCTACGTGGATGAGGTCATCGTAAGGTTCATCCCAGAAGACCTGACGAGAATTGCCGAGCTCGAGGCGGGGAACGTGGACATCGTTAGAGGGGTTCCTCTAGATGAGGTTAAGAGGTTGAAGGAGAACCCGAACATACAGTTGTACGAGACGCTGTCACCCGGCATCCACTACGTAATGGTCAACCTTAAGAAGGAGCCGCTGAACGACGTCAGGGTCCGCGAAGCTATAATGATCGCGTTGAACAGGGGTGAGATAGCCTCAATACTCGACAACAACGTCGTCCCCTGGTATTCGTTCCTCTCACCGTCGCAGATATGCTACAACAAGTCCGTGGAGGAGCTGGCTGAGTCTAAATACCCCAACAACGTTGAGAGGGCGAAGGCCCTGCTTAAGGAGGCAGGCTGGGTTGACACCGACGGTGATGGGGTGGTGGATAAGGGCGGCGTCCCGCTGAAGCTCACGCTACTCTCGCCGACAGACGACCCGGCGCTCAAGAAGTCCGCGCCGCTGATACAGGCACAGCTGGCTAAAGTAGGTATTAA
This portion of the Zestosphaera sp. genome encodes:
- a CDS encoding ABC transporter substrate-binding protein, producing the protein MAVSKTVTAMLVLIVAIALVATYIAVSPPARPTTPTTSPTASPTPTSPTTPKLKRTLVIAIPEEPMGLDVQQVTWSNEVHDLIFQPLVVLDAGMNIVPDLALSWEVSNDGTVITFHIPEDAKFSNGDPLTAEAVKKSIERYRSISPYAEDFALVDDMVVVDNKTLKLVLSRPAPYLWSVLVTNYGAPVNAGVAGKVGDDTFNREPVGSGPYRVKEWVRGSHVVLVRNEYYRTNIPFVSNKGPNPYVDEVIVRFIPEDLTRIAELEAGNVDIVRGVPLDEVKRLKENPNIQLYETLSPGIHYVMVNLKKEPLNDVRVREAIMIALNRGEIASILDNNVVPWYSFLSPSQICYNKSVEELAESKYPNNVERAKALLKEAGWVDTDGDGVVDKGGVPLKLTLLSPTDDPALKKSAPLIQAQLAKVGIKVEIKEYTYDYIRELTREWSFELALRRFSWADPDILIYLVHSVYGNYTYSNPEVDRLLELGRSVADMSKRSEVYARAQEILLKDLPLIPLFVLKEYTAVSKNVKGLHVIPPYGTMFINDVRIEQK